A segment of the Pithys albifrons albifrons isolate INPA30051 chromosome 26, PitAlb_v1, whole genome shotgun sequence genome:
ggctggagacagggatgtgcagaagctgaaaggccctgCCAGAGtcaacttgtgcaggcctttggccatggctgctgtgtgtgcccctgatggcatgaggagacaagtgacccttgcagccctggggcttcattgcctccttgtccctgctcagcagcctgggaggtgccaccccatcatcctgaccttggcattgcacatcccacacccTGGTGCCCCAGGAAGAGATGTGAGGGATGAGGGAGGAACAGGATCCCCCtttccaggggctgggggtcACAACTTACACCTTTGAGTTCTCAAACACAGCCATTTTAACTAAGTGTGAGAGCCATCTTTTCCTTGCTTGTTCATATTTCTCTTCGCTGCCTGCAGTTTTTTgctctaactggaatctggggacactttctgAGTTGTTTCCTTCAGCaggacccattagcactacaagaaactttaGTGTTTTAATCTGACTTTAACTTCTGTAGAAGTTGTTTGAACTTACTCTCATGGACAGAGTTTAATGTAAACAACATCAAACCCCCCAGAAGgtcattaaatgccctgggctgttgctgtgctgctgagctgggccaggcttctggcacacagggagctcccaGCAAGCGGGCAGCACCGCAAAGAGACAggtctgcccaggagcagctcctgtgcacagcccagcagggctcagggcactgccagggcagctcagggacacgagcagggcacagacagagcttaaaggggctcaggACTGGGAGGATGACTGAGagctcatggaggagaaatctttgcagtgctggacacagtgagtctgtgggtgcagggcaatgcaggggcagctcctggaggcatctactaaagctggcccagccccagctgatgggatgtgtgaggagggggctgttgggggcactttggaatagctgtggagccagggggtgcagccaggggtgcccagggctgtcgtgctgagcagggtcctgcagcccagggcgctgtgctggggcagggactctgctgcctgccagggtcagctctcagccggCCTGGGGACCTGCtcacagggatgcagggaagggctgtggggaaggagcagacCCTGGGAGGGCTCCTTCTCTCGCTCAGTGGTTGCTGCAGGGCTctggactgtcacagcacccacatCAACCCAGGGCATTTCCCAGGGCACATTTCAAGGTGTACATTAAAGCAAAGGCTACGTGAAAGGGAAGGATGCTGTTCTTTCAGTCTTCTGACCTCACATGTCTGGCTGGCCAATGGCACATACAAATTAATATCACAGTTCAGGTGGAGGCCCTGAAACTCCAAATCTGGTTCTCTAACACATCAATAAACCAGGTACTTCTCTCCAGCAGGGCCAATCACACCTACACCTCTGCGCTGGGACTGAGGAgatgccccagctctgcccttggaagcagcactgccctgctctcagcacagcacaaatACTTATGGGTTTATGTTTTCTAAGATTTATTGGTGTGAAATCAATGTGAATGCAGCAAAAGGGAAAGCTCAGAGCAGATGGGAAACAGAGTGATAAacactgcagctctcctggctctgctctaaGCCACAGAGAACTGAGCCCCTTTGCCTCATTTCTATTCTCAAGGCCTTTCACATTTTCagtaaaaggaatgaaaatctTTAATGCTAAAAAGAACACTCCCCAAGTATGAtgttgcaaaaataaaacacagccaAAATTATTCTAAGGACATGTTCAGCCTCTCATTCTGCAGAGTCAGGAGGACAGAGACTGAGAATTTTAGAAAAGGTGGATTAATTTTGATATGTCTCATGGTTGTCAGAGGTGTCACAAACCAGCTTCatgtccccagagcagcagagaaaaactgAGTCCTTGGCAGCACATGGCGagagctcctgctcctcatACCGCTCTCGGCCAGCACAGACCAAAGAAGGGAAATTAAATTCCGTTGTGGGAGATTACTATGAAAAAATGGATTAGCATTGCTGTGAGGAATCTGTCTTAATTTTTCCCTGTcctttcctgtgtttgaacaAGTCCTGTGCTAAGAAACAGCAAATGTCCAAGAGCAGCTCGATCAcccatttcctcctcctggcattggcagacacgcagcagctgcagctcctgcacttgtggctcttcctgggcatctccctggctgccctcctgggcaatgGCCTCATCATCAGCACCGTAGCCTGCGACccccacctgcacacccccatgcacttcttcctgctcaacctgtccctcacagacctgggctgcatctgcaccactgtccccaaagccatgcacaactccctctgggacatCAGAACCATCTCCTACACTGGATGTGTTGCACAGGTCTTAATGATACTGTCCTTCCTCACAGCTGAGTTTtatctcctcaccatcatgtgctatgACCactacgttgccatctgcaaacccgTGCACTACGGGAGcttcctgggcagcagagcttgtgcccacatggcagcagctgcctgggccactggctttctcaatgctctgctgcacacagtcaatacattttccctgcccctgtgccaggccaatgccctgggccagttcttctgtgaaatcccacagatcctcaagctctcctgctcacactcctacctcagggaacttgggcttaTTGTGGTTACTGTCTGTttaggatttgtttgttttgttttcatagttttctcctatgtgcagatcttcagggctgtgctgaggatcacctctgagcagggacggcacaaagccttttccacgtgcctccctcacctggcagtggtctccctgtttgtcagcactgcCATGTTTGCCTACCTGAAAcctccctccatctcttccccatccctggatctggcaccgtcagttctgtactcagtggtgcctccagcagtgaaccccctcatctaaagcctgaggaaccaggagctcaaggatgctgtgaggaaaatgacgACTGGgtgcttttcagcagcaagaacctGCCAGTTTTCCTCTGTACGGTGTTCAGAATAAAACTCATGACAGGCTCAGCTTGCTTTCCCAGTTTTTTATTGGTGGTCAGTGGGGTCTTTCTGACAGAATGTTGTGCTCAATGAAATTGTTTTATTCATCTTCTCATCTAAATCACTGTCTCGTTTATGAATTTAACTCTTTCAATCTTTAATTGAGTAATTGTGCTAtctttatatttaaacaaaataaactctctTGCAGTAGCCTTGTGTGTCTGAGGAGATCATTGGAGATCACTGGATTTTACCTTTGAGACTTTCAGGGACCTACTGGGCAGTTTCATGTATGCAGAGAAGGGCTAaggagtcccagcacagcagcactgccagggagcaccagcactgggcctttgctgacctgctctctttccactt
Coding sequences within it:
- the LOC139683000 gene encoding olfactory receptor 14A16-like yields the protein MSKSSSITHFLLLALADTQQLQLLHLWLFLGISLAALLGNGLIISTVACDPHLHTPMHFFLLNLSLTDLGCICTTVPKAMHNSLWDIRTISYTGCVAQVLMILSFLTAEFYLLTIMCYDHYVAICKPVHYGSFLGSRACAHMAAAAWATGFLNALLHTVNTFSLPLCQANALGQFFCEIPQILKLSCSHSYLRELGLIVVTVCLGFVCFVFIVFSYVQIFRAVLRITSEQGRHKAFSTCLPHLAVVSLFVSTAMFAYLKPPSISSPSLDLAPSVLYSVVPPAVNPLI